A window from Pleuronectes platessa chromosome 6, fPlePla1.1, whole genome shotgun sequence encodes these proteins:
- the LOC128442298 gene encoding PTB domain-containing engulfment adapter protein 1, whose product MSDTSEDNNEISFRVKFLGRVEVVRPDGVQILEEAALSLQTPDPYSTEKAAKKSKVHLFLSLSEIDILENKTKFLLYPCPLSTVSFCAVLPSSHKVFGFVARHPAADTYHCYLFQSKKFSHVLVSLIGDAFRASKKEESVKGGRDLIVEALRHKNKVLQRENTELKKKLAGQNDLFV is encoded by the exons ATGAGCGACACTTCAGAAGACAACAATGAGATCTCCTTTCGAGTGAAG TTTCTTGGGCGGGTTGAGGTAGTTCGCCCCGATGGAGTACAGATCCTGGAGGAAGCAGCTCTTAGTCTCCAG ACGCCTGATCCGTACTCCACAGAAAAGGCAGCCAAGAAGAGCAAAGTCCACCTCTTCCTGTCCCTAAGTGAGATAGACATATTGGAAAACAAAACCAAG TTCCTGTTGTACCCGTGTCCTCTCTCCACCGTTTCCTTCTGTGCCGTCCTGCCGTCCTCACACAAAGTCTTCGGCTTCGTGGCCAGACACCCTGCAGCCGACACGTACCACTGTTATCTGTTCCAGAGCAAGAAGTTT AGTCATGTGCTGGTCTCATTGATTGGAGATGCGTTCCGAGCATCTAAGAAAGAGGAGAGCGTCAAGGGAGGACGAGATCTGATAGTGGAGGCGCTCAGACATAAG AATAaagtgctgcagagagagaacactgagctgaagaagaaGCTCGCAGGACAAAAtgacttgtttgtttga